The Lolium rigidum isolate FL_2022 chromosome 2, APGP_CSIRO_Lrig_0.1, whole genome shotgun sequence genomic interval caaccagccttgattcggtggctcacatcttcatcgatatcgccatccttctgcaacatggaccccaaatatcgaaaagtgtctctctccggtaccacctgcccatcaaggctaacctctgcccatcaaggctaacctctccctcctcgtaACTTCCTTTCCCGAGTAAAAAATGATTGTGACTTCTGAGTATGCAGATCTAAAGCTAAGATTTGGATTACATGACAGGTTACTACAAATAGCAAGGAAAGCATCATGCTTATActatttttgcttttctttgcGTAATTGCAGCAGGTTATGTGCTTATGATGGTAATTTTAGATAACACCAACATTGAGATAATTCAGTAATCTTTCAGTTAAGCACTGTAAGTTTTTTAACTGAAGTTACATGCTACTACCTCCGTTCTGAAATGTAAGCCTTTTTAGAAACCCAAATTAACTCCAAGTCTCTAAATTTTCTGATGAAGTACTCCTTTCCTTACAATATACATATGGATACAGTTCTATATATAGTAGATTACCACATACATGCAGATGCAGTGTTTTTCCTTCTACATCATGGCCATCACTTTATCCTCCTctctatttacttttcttattgcaTTTACTTGACTATGCTTTGTTCCATGGATTTAGTATAATTCATGGCAACATGCTAGCACTCTGGGTTTTTCATCTATCGTAGTTTATTCTTGCCTTTCTTACGTGCTCTGTGTGTGCTTGGCTGCTTGCAGTAAACACAGGGGAGGATAACTGGTTGTTTCATGTAATGGATATTCAGTACCTATAGTTTGTGTCATACGCCTATTTTTGTAAGAGAATTCCTATTGTTTGTTTATCAAAAAACCTATATTTCATTTTAAAGAAAACCTCTGAATTTTCATTGGACATGAAATAAGTTATGGAGTACTATGACAACCATGGAACTTGAGTATCCAGTATTTGCTAAGCCAGTTTGTAAGGAAATTATGTTATGCTTATACATCCAGCTATACTTTTGCTGCCACCTTAGAATTTCCTTACAAACTGTCTGCATAATGCTGCTGTGCTCCGTAACTGAGTAGATGGTAAATCTTATTGAAGCAATCATTCCTTTTTCTTATTCTATATGAAAATAAAGAATTTCAAAAATAGTAAGAAGCGAATGTGTGAAAGATAAGCCACTCTTGTGAAACCAATTCTTAAGCTTCTAATCTGACACGATTCACGTCACCCTGAAGTCTTCTCATGCTCACTTTCTTCCGCAAATTTAAAAAGATGCATTGCAAGCTTTAGACCGGTGACAGAGGAGTCATTGTTTCACAAGCTGCAAGCCATAGGATAGAATGAGAGAACAACTTAGGGGttattttttctcttttattttcaaGTAGCATTGTTCACAATGTTTTTATGATCCCATCCTAGAATTGAGATATGTGAAATATCTACTTTTCTGCCTGCTTCTGCAAAAGGTATCTGCTTCCTAGCCTCATACTTGCTTTCACCTAAAACAATTCAGAAGATAAAAACGAAGCACTAAGTGGGTCTGACCTGAAGAGCTATGGTGCTTTTCCAGCAAGCTTACTTGTACATACAATTTTTTCCTGCATTCCTCTTTGTTTTTTAGATGGTCATGAGGTGGAGTTTGATTCTATTGCTGTCATTTGGTTTAGAACGCAGGTCACTCTCTCAACCTCTCTTGTTTCTCACAACACACGCACACTCAGCCAAGGAAGAAGAACACGAGGCTTTGCCCAAAACTCTCTCCCTCGGTGAAGACAAAGACTACATTGTTTCTGCTGCCGTCACGGCCTACTTTTCCATTACTCAgatatacaatatatatacaaGAGGCTGTGCACACTGACCATGCAACTCACGCCACCACTTGGCCCACTACTCCACTAATTCCATGCGCTAACAAATCCTAGAACCTCTCCACGATCCATGTGACCCGGCCACTAACTTGACCAAGCTTTTAGCTAGCTCACTAACTAACAATGCATGCAGACTCTCCATGCGTGCAATCCGGCTGCTTCTCACAGGCCTCCACATGCACAAGTATTTGGCTTATACCTAATGCACCTACTAATTAACCAAACCACTGAACATGCAACGTGCACACATGCACGCTCAGACTCTCCTACTCCTAGTACACAAAACAGATCATTTGACAAGATTAACTCTAACAANNNNNNNNNNNNNNNNNNNNNNNNNNNNNNNNNNNNNNNNNNNNNNNNNNNNNNNNNNNNNNNNNNNNNNNNNNNNNNNNNNNNNNNNNNNNNNNNNNNNGATAGTTGAACCAGAGAGAGATGAGTATTTGAGTTTTTTCTAAGTTATTTTAGTTAAGTTGGTTCCAAGAACAGTATTTTTCTTCTTGATTACTACATAGAGAAGAGTGAATAAGAGATCTCCTGCCGAGGTGCAGATCTATCAATTTCCTCAAGTTCTTTAAATTTACAACGTATGTTACTGCATTCTAATTAGTTTTATTGGGAATCATAAAAACAACAAAGCTACATAGAAATGTTACTGCTGCAGATCGAACAAAAGTTATGTTTTGCTTTTCACTTTTTATAGGATAGAGAGATCCAAAATAATAAGTGTcctggttttaattcaaatctaAGATAAAATCATAACACTTAATATGGATTGAAGAGAAAATACACTCTTgtgtaaggatggcaatgggtagggtatgggcaGTATAAAGCAATAACATACCCATATAATCAgtgggtacaaacttctaccaATACCCGCACCCACGGCTATAAAACTTTACACATATCCATACTCGACGGGTACTTGTACCCATTGGATACCCGGCGGGTAGATCAAATAGTACACACGTTATTCACAATTTTACATTTTATCGATAGAAACCTGCAATCAACTGGTAGACTCaagatttcttttatattttgatCATTACATTTTCAGtacaattagttttatttttcaaatGAAGTCTACCCTTTGTTCATTCCTACAGAATCTAAATTGTAAATATTTAATGATTTGTCATGTTCATATTTTGGGGTTATTAAAGTTTAAATTGAGGCTCAACCTACAGATGGCATACAAATTACCACATTTCCAGTATCGATTGTTCCATTGCAGGCGAATTCCCCTGGTTAGACAAGCatgtgtgtctctctttatataaTGCCACGTGGTATAATCCCTATCTAATATTTCATTGCCATGTGGTTTTTATTTGATGTGGTTGATCTGTTcttcactttttttttgtctttgtacTGGAGGATTGCTGCTTGGGAGGTGCCACGGCTGATCCAGTGTTCGCTGCTCGGTTGGGTGAAGACTGCTCTATTTTTGCCCTCTGTTCACGTTAGATTGTCTGCCGGCTTGCCATTTTGGTCGGTGGCTATGTATGCTTGGGTCTAGGATGCAAACTGTGAAGGCATGTACTTAGCCTTTTATACATAGCATGAGCATGGTTCTCGTGTGCTCTTCAAGGGTAGTTGTGTCGCTATTAGATACAGAGCGCGGTCCATGTTTTTCTCTTTTTGTGTTCACCTGTTTTGTTGTACTGGAATTCTTAGTTCTTCGTATGTGCTCCTTCCAGTTTACGGAGCATTTCAGTATGGTTGGTAGGCCTTCTTTACCTTTAGCTTGCCACTGATATGGTCCTCTGGTTTCCCTTCTACTACTACATCAGGGAACTGAGGAAAATAAGGCGGGGGTTGATATTTGTTTTTTCCCCTTTATATGTACAATGCATGCTTCATGACCTTTCATTGACATTTTCATAGAAATAGATGACCACCATATATTTCTTAACTGCTACTCTTTTCAGAGGTTGCTTGATGCTTCATGACATGTAATTTTACACAAGGTGTTTGTTATTTTTTTTGACGAAAGGCAGACATGCTGCTGCTTTCATTGATCATAGAAGAAAGAATACATGGTATGTGGTACAGGTACGCTAGGCGCAAGACAAAAAAGACAACCGAGCAAGAAGCCCCAGCTATTGTAGGAATTTTTGAAAACTCTGCTCAAATTGCTGGATGTTCCCAtctgcaaaattgtatatctgacCATAATGGGTTTGTAAGTCTAGCTAGGAGGACCTCTGTGATATCCATTATTTGAACCTGCAGTCCAAAGATTATCCAGGAAAAGCATATCAGAACTCACATCGCCGGGACAAAATatttggaaatacaattgaccttCTGCTCCTTTTTATATTGTTGTCATGTTCTGCTACCAAGTTTGAAGATGAGGTAGGTTTAATCTAGCTTGTGCAGCTACTTATGATGCCGGAGATAACAAATGTGGTACCACATATACAGATGTATTTTGATGGTCATTCTTTCGAAATAGTAAACCAGGCAGCAATTGCAAGTGGCGAGTAATGAGGAAAATCTGATTGTTCATGCTGGCTTTGATTGCTTACAGCTAGCTTAGGCCGTTTCAGAAGAAACAAATGGTCCCTAGGATAGGATGACATATCCTCTTTTAACCATGCCTTTATATAAGAGATCGAGTTGTGTTTCTTGGTCACTTGGTCAgggcatagggcatatgtgaactATAGGTGGCAATGAGTTAGTATATTTTCTTTCAGAAGGTGCTGGGCATTTGTACTTTCTTTTCTCATCTGATCATATAAATGCATTTTTGAAGGTGCTGTGGAGTTCAATCTGGTGGCAGGGACGGTGGGAGATGTCAGAGGCATGAGGTGGATGGAGACGGGGATGTGCAGAAGCCGCACCAGAGTGTACGGTGAAAAAAGAAGACGGCGGAGGGATTTATCAGGTGTCTGGGTTGTACAAGATGCTGCCACTGCTGTCCACGTTGCATCATGAGCAGATCGGGAGCTACCGCTGGCGTGGATGGGCGCTCTGACCAAAGTTGGCACCGGCGCCAAGTGATCTTCGTTGTCATGCACAAGTATCAGTTTAGTTTCATTTGCTGGGTACCTAAATATTTTCTTTCCATGATTGCTAAATGGTTTTGGTGCTCGGTATTTGCATTGTCGTCGGTGTTAATTGAACGTATGGTATGTCTCATCCACTGACAAATAAGTTTTGTCACGGCCAAAGGCGGCTTGCTTGCGCCTGCAAAAGGCAGAGCCTCAGGGGTGGATGGGTTGGGACTGGAGCAACGTGAACTTGATGGAGGGCAACGTAATTTTGACCATTTTGTTCTAATTTGAGTATATTCAGAAAAATGATACAGTATAAGAAAGGTTGGGTACTTGCCCAAGTATGATCCTGATATATTTTCCTTCATAGATAGGTGTTATAAACCATGATGCAGAAATAGTATGAATTTAGATGCAAAAAGGGTATATCCGTATATACTTCGTACTTGTTCCATTGTCATTATGATTCTTAAAATAGAACATACAGCTGCTCGCAAAAAAAATAGAACATACAGCAGAGCACCTTTTAATTTCCTGCTCTGCTAGGTTATAACTGTCTAGCCTTTTCTGCTGTGAATACAGGAAGATTTGTTCAAATAAGACAAGTCCTTTTAAATATCAAAACGATCAGATGGCCGAGTTGGTCTAAGGCGCCAGATTAAGGTTCTGGTCCGAAAGGGCGTGGGTTCAAATCCCACTCTGGTCAATaatattttttgtttcttttgctttATATTCTGGGTATATATAAGGCCGTATTGAATGTAAAGCACAATGATCAGATGGCCGAGTTGGTCTAAGGCGCCAGATTAAGGTTCTGGTCCGAAAGGGCGTGGGTTCAAATCCCACTCTGGTCAATTTTCTTTTTGCTCGTCTACCCATTTTTATTCACAAAAGGAAACCTTGTCCCCGGCTGGTGCTGCTTCGCCCTCAGTATTAGCACTTAAGCGGTTCATCTTATTGCACACTTTGTTCAAAGGAAGAGAGATATAAAAGGGAGGTTTAAATAACTGAGAAAATGCAGTTCTATGTTATGGGGTAGAATAAACACTGTTAAGGGTTTGTTCATGGAGATTTCATCATGTGCGTGACGTGGAGACAGAACTAGCAGCAATCAATCAAATGAAGAGGTTGATGTTAGGAAGCCTATGCTACAGGAATGAAGAGATCTTTGTGCGAGAGTTTTAGCCATCGCAGATCAGAAGAGGGACTCGAGAAGGAAGAAACCCATGGCAATTTCAGCATTCTCATGTAGCCACTTCGCAGATCCTGCTGAGACTTGTGGTTCTTTCACTTTTTGTTTTTCTGAAAGAAACGTTGTAGCTGTGGTCCATAGAGAATTGAGCGATTGAACTGAAGCATTTGCTGCATTTTTCTATGCAAGCTTGTGCCACAAACAGTGGTTGgttagttgagctaggctccactgctGGAGATCGATCCCAGTGCCGAACAATCACCAGAACTCTACGATTGGAGTTTTAAAAAAGGTATTTCAACGTCCACAATTACTGTGAAACTCTATTTAGTCTAGCTGATTCATGCAACGAAAATCTGGCAGGGCATCAAATGCAGGTTTGTATAAAAGGGAGGCACATGCACTTATCATTATGAAATTTAAGAGGTTCATCTTATTACACACTTTGTTGGAAGGAACTGAGATATAAAAGGGAGGATCACAAGGCATGTGCATAATTTTTTTCATGACATTAAATAACTGAGTTAAAGTGGAATTCTGTTCCTCGTTTCTTATTTTCTGAAGAGTGTGCATTTCTGAAGACAACGTGGTCCGCACAAGATGCAACGTCTCGCGTGTGTCAACAAAAAAGATACTCCGTATATATGATGTCGGAAAAACATATCACGATGTCCATTACGGCAACTGTGAGCAGAAATTCAGAGAGCAATTTAGATGTTCTCAGACATACTACTTCAATGTTGTCGCAAAAAAAGGTGTTACTTCAATGGCCGCCCTTTCCGATTAGACATGGCTACTGGTAGTCTGGCACAGATACAAGCAGGGCATACACCAGTTCTTGCAATTATATACATAACAAGGGTCACAGGATAAAACTCAAGAGACATCAGTTCTGCTTATTGCTCATACAATTACAGGAAAGAGTGGAAGACGGGAGATTCGAATGCCCAAGTACACTTGTACGCATCCAGCTCCTTGAATCATAATCCACTAGTTACATTCCAGGACATTCGAataactacaaaaaatatcaagcCCTATGAGACTCTCATCATTGGCCACCAGGGCAGCTTCAGACCTTCAGCGCCTTCACGTCAGAACTAACGCGACCTGTGCTCTGCTCCCGCCGCACCTTCTCTTGAAACTTCGGTCATGCTGCCTCTGATCGTcgcaccccgtcctcttcctgccGTCATGGCGTTCGCCGTGGTACCCATACGAAGCTGCCATGTTGTCCATGGCGTCGACATGCTGCGGGCCCGTCGGGTAACCGGTGTCACCGTAAGGGTAAGGCATGCCGCCGTAGCCGTGGTACATTGAAGGATCGGCTGACCACGGCATCCAACCAAAGAAGTCATGATCGTAGCATGCCGGGGCGAATGGAGGAACGTCGTAGCAGCCGTCGTACTGATGACCGGCATGGTTGGCGCCGTGCGCTCCCGCTGTGTCCATCATCTCGCGCTTCTTCTTTCTTGGCTCATGCGTCGATGTTGAATCGCTTCCGTCGCTGTGCTCCGAGGCGGTGCCCTTCTTGGAAGAAACGTGGCTGTCTTCTGAGGCGGCCGGACTCTGGTTCTGAGACGTGGGCTCCGCGGCCGCGTTGCTGTATACGGAACTCCTCTGCTTCTCTGTTGTTCCGCCAGAAACGCTGCTGCTGGCCCTGGAGGCGAGAATGTTGGAGATGGTGGTGCGCAACGCTGGATTAGGGATCAGGTCGTCTGCGCGCGCCTGCGCCCCGCACACGCACTTGGAGCTGGCGACGATGTGGGCTCTGACGCACCTGTCGCAGAAACTGCTGAAGCAGCACTTGCTCGTCACCACCGCGTCCACCATCACCTTCCGGCAAATCTTGCAGTGGAGATCCGCCGGGACGCCGTCGTCATTGACTGGTGCCGCGGGCGCAGGGGAAATCACTGACGTCGCCTTTCCGAAGTCGAATCTCGGGTCGCCATTGGTGGGGCAGTGCTGGATGAAGTGGCCCGGGACGCGGCACCTGCGGCAGACGTAGCCGGCATGCGGCGCCCGCCCATGGTATGCTGCGCCACGGTTGTTGTAAGGAGACCGGCCCTCCCACTTGAGTTCCGCAGCGTCGATCACCGCGCTGGTAGCCTTGGCCTCGTCACCCTCCTCGGCCGCCGATACGCTCGAGTTCGACCTTGAGGAAGAATCCGACGAAGAACCGCCACCGTCTTGCGTCGCTTTGGGGACTTGCGTGGATGGCGACACGATGGCATCGGCCGGAGGCCCGGCGACTCGGCGCACCAGCACCGTCGAGTTGCGCAGGACCAACACCATATCGTCCGTGTACTCCTCGCCGGTCTGCGCGTCGGAGATCGCGATGCCCTCCCTCGGACCCCGGCCGCGTGTCCGGCCGTTACCGTGGCGGCTCGTCCTCATGATTAGGCGCTTCACCTCGCCGACGGAGATGGAGGGCGCCGAGACAGGCAGAGAGAACGTGTCCACGCCACTCCTGTACCGGTAGTACACCGCCATCCTTCCCTCGAGATTGATCAGCTAAGACGCACGGAGACGAACGCACTCGCTCGCTCGCCGGAGGAGATGGATCGATGGCTGTATGTAGTAGCTTAGCGAAGCGAGGAGCACATGCATCTCAGCGATCAGGGTTCACGCATGGCCTTATAGCCTTGGGCAGTATGAATCCGAGAAGGTTTCGAGCCTTTCCTGAACCTCCTTTGGGTTAATTAACTTGTCCGAGTATGAATCCTAGTAGTACTCGGTTTCGCTTTCAGTTTCCTTCCTTgattcttctttttatttttttgcggGGAAGTTTACTTCCTTAATTCGATTGCACCGGAAAAGTGCACTATGTTCCTTTCTTTTCCCGATATAAAGAATGCTTTACTACTTAAAATAAGTATTACATCTATGCACAgcgaagatgcacacagccattcaaATAATCCACGATGAAACAATATGAAATAAAACTCAAACTAACTGAAACATAGCGACATAATTAACAGGGGCCGCTATCCTCtgattatgcagccacccatgttggataataaacgTCGTATCTTCTAATCGTGTAGACGCCTTCGTAAAGAGGTCTCAATCCGCCATACGCTGCAGCGAGGACCATGAACAGAGCAAAGCCATACATCGGAATATGACCTGCATAATCGAAaaaattttatcattaaaaaccttgtcatttctatacAACTAAGACGACCATAAGACTGCAATCGCTCCCACCTTGATAAGTATTTTAAACCTAGGATCCACACCGCTGAACCAATTGTCAAATATATTTGCAATGCTTCTTGGTGGGTACAAGGTGACCATATAGACCAAGCGAACCggcactggaagaaaaggtgtttgatcgTCTCATATtcgtgacagaacacacatttcttacaaccatGCCAATTCCAACGAACAAGTTTATCTTTAGTAAGTATAACACCACGTctaagataccatgcaaaaaatCCTACTTTAAAAAGGTATCTTCAGGTTCAATTAGTGATTTATACATGGAGTCTACGAAGAAAACGCCGTTCTTGGTAAGACCCAAGCAAAATTCATCAGATCCCTGGGTTAATTGGATCGAAGCTAGCCAAATTAGCAATTCGTTCCAAGATCCAAACAGGGTCCAATAAGATCTCGCCTGAAAGACACAGTTGGCGGCGATGTTTCCATCACCTTTGTGTCATACAATGTTATATAGCGCTGGATATTGTTCTCAAGGGTGATTGATTCCAACCACTTGttctcccagaaccgtatctccgAATCATCCTTGATAGAGAAAGATCCGTATTGgtggcgtcgagggcgtggccctggggcggcggcgggattggcacgccgcctCAGTGGCGGATCCAGGATTTTACACTAGGGTGGGGCAACTAGATTTTTTTCAATACCAAAAAACATGACATGATAATGTGCATGTATAAATTTagtttaaaataaaaaatatattcaTGACTAATTCTGAAATTCACAATACTCTTTTGTAGCAGCCAGGTA includes:
- the LOC124691148 gene encoding E3 ubiquitin ligase PQT3-like, with the translated sequence MAVYYRYRSGVDTFSLPVSAPSISVGEVKRLIMRTSRHGNGRTRGRGPREGIAISDAQTGEEYTDDMVLVLRNSTVLVRRVAGPPADAIVSPSTQVPKATQDGGGSSSDSSSRSNSSVSAAEEGDEAKATSAVIDAAELKWEGRSPYNNRGAAYHGRAPHAGYVCRRCRVPGHFIQHCPTNGDPRFDFGKATSVISPAPAAPVNDDGVPADLHCKICRKVMVDAVVTSKCCFSSFCDRCVRAHIVASSKCVCGAQARADDLIPNPALRTTISNILASRASSSVSGGTTEKQRSSVYSNAAAEPTSQNQSPAASEDSHVSSKKGTASEHSDGSDSTSTHEPRKKKREMMDTAGAHGANHAGHQYDGCYDVPPFAPACYDHDFFGWMPWSADPSMYHGYGGMPYPYGDTGYPTGPQHVDAMDNMAASYGYHGERHDGRKRTGCDDQRQHDRSFKRRCGGSRAQVALVLT